The genomic stretch AATCAGGGTTTACTTCGTGAAAATTCTAAACATTACCTACAACACATTGAAACATCAGaaagaattcgaaattttgtttGTCATGGTTTCTTGAACCGTTCGTTGAACTTGTTTCTGTTTTCTCCTTTTCAGATCGGGTTCAAAGGTTTCGGTCTGAAGCCTGAGAAAATGAAGACAGAGGGTAAATTTCAATTCGAAGGTAAAGAGTACACGCTGAATCATGGGTCGGTCGTCATCGCAGCCATCACCAGTTGCACAAACACGAGTAATCCGAGCGTTATGCTTGGCGCTGGTAAGTAATATGCGTATATAAtaatcatgaaaatatttttcatattattatctCGGTAGGCTGAATAATCCAATCTTGACCTTTTCATTCTTCAGGTCTTCTTGCCAAAAAAGCCGTTGCAGCCGGCCTTACCGTAGCTCCGTACATAAAAACTTCGCTGTCTCCAGGCTCTGGGGTCGTTACTTATTACCTGAAAGAAAGTGGCGTCATTCCAAGTTTGATGCAGTTAGGGTTCGATGTAGTCGGCTATGGATGTATGACTTGTATCGGAAACAGCGGACCGCTTCCGGACTCCATGGTAGACGCAATTGAGAAGGTAATTGAGTCATGCacgtttcttcttcgttttcatTTATGCGTTTTTTCCTATCATCAATCAGTATTCATACCTCCAACAAAATTACATTATCgaacatgaaaaagaaatagcaTTTGATTGGgggtttgttattttttctttaaaaatttttgcgtaATAAAAAGTTTTGCCGTTTTTGTGTAAAGTTAAAGTttaattctatttattttcagaacGAACTTGTCTGTTGCGGTGTTCTCTCTGGAAATCGTAACTTCGAAGGCAGGATTCACCCAAATACTAGGGCAAATTATTTGGCCTCGCCTCTGTTAGTAATTGCTTATGCAATTGCTGGGACAGTTATTATCGACTTTGACACAGAGCCTCTTGGTGAGAATTAATCACTAAATCAAATAGCTatcgattattttaaatttatactgCAATAAGCAGAAGTGATACAGAGTATATTTGGGGAATAAACGTTACAAggataattatttctttgctCGACTTTCCTGTGAAAGCATTTTTCTACCTCTTTAGTAATTTTATCGGGCcaaataattaacaaatatTTATCTGCACACAGGACGCAGAGCTGATGGGAAAGAAATATTCTTGCGAGACATATGGCCAACACGAGCAGAGATTCAAGCCGTTGAACAGCAACACGTAATTCCAGCAATGTTCACGGAGGTATATAGCAAAATCGAAAAGGGCAGTGGAAGCTGGTCCAGTCTTCAGGCACCCGAAGGCAAACTGTATCCTTGGGATGCGGAATCAACGTACATAAAACATCCACCGTACTTTGAGGGACTTACAAAAGTGaggattattattaaattaatcaaaatttccTTATGAATCAATgtttcagtaatttttatcttggcGTTCTGTTATTTGTAGGAACTTCCTCCTGCAAGGCCCATTCAAAGAGCTCGAGTACTACTTAATCTTGGAGACTCGGTAACAACAGATCATATCAGCCCAGCTGGTAGCATCGCAAGGAATTCACCAGCAGCAAGATATCTTGCTAAGCGAGGGTACATTTCACTTTCTGCGTGCtctaaaatcattttttaccgaagattatgtcaatttattatacaatcatAGCAAATTTTCACtatctttttatttcagattgaAACCTAAAGAATTCAACTCTTATGGTTCACGACGTGGTAACGACGCTGTCATGGCACGTGGAACTTTTGCGAACATTCGTTTagttaataaatttattggcAAAGCCGGGCCTCGCACTATATACATTCCAACTAATGAAGAGGTGAGTGATGGCCTagtgtttgtaaattttatttattattgtaatcgTTACAGTGGTGTACTATCTATTAGATAAGTTAATAACATACAGTAGAACCTCGATTATCCGAACTACCTAATTGGGACCGAGCCTAGTTCGGATAATCGAAAGTTTGAATAACTGATaagcaatttttatacatgcaaCATAAATTTGATCGACAAACAGTCTTCATTAGACACCGACATGTATATTAAGCCTCTTTCAAACACCGAATGCTTATTTTATTGGTAGAAGCAACGTTACAAGCAGGCTGTATATTTCACGCCAACAAgtcatttttcgagccgaaGTTCGGATAAATAAAGTCATTGTTCGGATTATCGTGGTTCTACTGTAGTGGCAATTGATTTCACCTCcgccttttttattttgcagatGGACATATTTGATGCGGCTGAAAAATACGTCAATGATGGTGTACCACTTATAGCGTTAGTTGGTAAGGAGTACGGATCTGGTTCTTCTAGGGATTGGGCAGCCAAGGGTCCTTTCCTTCAAGGTATACGAGCTGTTATAGCAGAGTCCTACGAGAGAATACATAGGTAAGTTGGCGAACCCGACGCGCCACACTTTTTGACTGAAAACAGAAAACGcaaaatcgttcaaaaatcTTTACAATCCTCCAATAAAGGGTAAAGAATTTCTGTAGTACACGAGTAGAAAGGATTCATGACTTCTAAAATATGCGCAGACTTTCTTAATaaagatatttaattttcacagGTCGAATCTTGTCGGGATGGGTATAATTCCATTGCAATATTTACCTGGGCAGACAGCAGAATCCCTAGGATTAACAGGGCTTGAGCTATATGACATAAGTATTCCCGCCGACTGTCGTCCTGGGCAAACAATCACCGTAACTACAGATGATGGGAAAAGCTTTGACGTTACTGTACGTTTTGATACCGAGGTAGATTTGACATACTTCAAACATGGTGGAATACTCAACTACATGATTAGAACGATGGTTTGATGTGAATCCtatcgaaatattttaattccaTGATTTActtaataatatttacttaaGAATTGAAACATGCATACCTGCATCGGAAATGAGTGAGGAATTAAGGTATTAATTGGGTTAATATATGATGTATAATACAAGTGGCTTAATCGGCTAAATactgatatttttcttatttacggATGTTGAAGCGTAGGGTTTTATGAATCAAAACGTAACATGACATAAGAATCGAACAATTTggtttgtataaaaataatgaattatgttaaattatctTGATTGTTGGACttgtgaataaaatgaattggGAAATTTATCGGATCTTTCGATTGCATGAAAATTCCAGGCTCTTAATTGGCTTAAGGATTTCGTGTGTTTCGTATTCATTAGCTAGATCATTTTGCTGATGTGATACATACGCCGTTCTTGAGCAATCTGGAGTAGTCACCTTTGTTTCATCAGATTCTCGCAGTGCAGAATATGTAGCAATTACCTCAGTATTGGCGTTGATTTCAGTCCATTTCAAAAAAGTTGGAACTAGACTGAATCTATTTTTGTTAGCCTCATTTCACGGCAGGCTACATGAGAATTCTTTTAAGTTAGTAATACTTGACCGTTTCTGCATTTCCACGTCAGCTGTAACCTGTAGACCGTTAAAGGCAGCGAATTCGATACGAAATATAGAGAATCGTTTTTGTCTTGCATGTATAAAGAGTATAAATAGAATTTTCTAATGATATTCGGGatacaacaaaatttttgtagagCAATTCGAAGTGGTCAGCCTCGGTTTTAATGGCATTTGAGATACTGCGTACTTTTTCTTGAACACTCAATTTATGAGTGGTGATCATAATTTTACCTTCATCTGATGAGaaacttttattattcttagGTATCctgtttcacttttattttattgaagaaattctATGCCAATTGAGAATTTGATGCATTGATCTTGTCGATTTAgcaaatatttgttttaatgcgttgctcgcagcgtgttctgACTGcacccaatcgatttctctcgcaaaattacgtcgaaatagtgcctgtaaaaatcaattgcagcacttttcaaaatcgccgaaattttcgccgaaaatccaaaggggttagccttagttttttttcgattttcggagccgaaaatttttcgtctcggaatcgattagtatgaccctttcgagagtaattcgaccaccaggaactcaaaaaacacatgcaaaagagcttaggaccaacagcagagaaatgacgcgtaaaatcttcagtttttcgactgtaacttttaaggcgctgctcgcagcgtattgggactgcgcttaatcgattcctctcgcaaaattacgtcggaatagtgcctgtaaaaatcaattgcgGCACATTTCAGAAtcgccaaaattttcgccaaaaatccaaaggggttagccttagttttttttcgatttccggagccgaaaatttttcgtctcggaatcgattagtatgaccctttctagagtaattcgaccaccaggaactcaaaaaacacatgcaaaagagcgtaggaccaacagcagagaaatgacgacgcaaatcttcagtttttcggctgtaacttctgaggcgctgctcgcagcgtattgggactgcgcttaatcgattcctctcgcaaaattacgtcggaatagtgcctgcaaaaatcaattgcagcacttttcagaatcgccgaaattttcgccaaaaatccaaaggggttagccttagttttttttcgattttcggagccgaaaatttttcgtctcggaatcgattagtatgaccgtttctagagtaattcgaccaccaggaactcaaaaaacacatgcaaaagagcgtgggaccaacagcagagaaatgacgacgaaaatcttcagtttttcggctgtaacttttgaggcgctgcccgcagcgtattgggactgcgcttaatcgattcctctcgcaaaattacgtcggaatagtgcctgcaaaaatcaattgcagcacttttcagaatcgccgaaattttcgccaaaaatccaaaggggttagccttagttttttttcgattttcggagccgaaaatttttcgtctcggtatcgattagtatgaccctttctagagtaattcgaccaccaggaactcaaaaaacacatgcaaaagcgcgtaggaccaacagcagagaaatgacgacgcaaatcttcagtttttcggctgtaacttttgaggcgctgcccgcagcgtattgggactgcgcttaatcgattcctctcgcaaaattacgtcggaatagtgcctgcaaaaatcaattgcagcacttttcagaatcgccgaaattttcgccaaaaatccaaaggggttagccttagttttttttcgatttttggagccgaaaatttttcgtctcggaatcgattagtatgaccctttctagagtaattcgaccaccaggaactcaaaaaacacatgcaaaagagcgtaggaccaacagcagagaaatgacgacgaaaatctccagtttttcggctgtaacttttgaggcgctgctcgcagcgtattgggacagcgcttaatcgattcctctcgcaaaattacgtcggaatagtgcctgcaaaaatcaattgcagcacttttcagaatcgccgaaattttcgccaaaaatccaaaggggttagccttagttttttttcgatttttggagccgaaaatttttcgtctcggaatcgattagtatgaccctttctagagtaattcgaccaccaggaactcaaaaaacacatgcaaaagagcgtgggaccaacagcagagaaatgacgacgaaaatcttcagtttttcggctgtaacttttgaggcgctgcccgcagcgtattgggactgcgcttaatcgattcctctcgcaaaattacgtcggaatagtgcctgcaaaaatcaattgcagcacttttcagaatcgccgaaattttcgccaaaaatccaaaggggttagccttagttttttttcgattttcggagccgaaaatttttcgtctcggtatcgattagtatgaccctttctagagtaattcgaccaccaggaactcaaaaaacacatgcaaaagagcgtaggaccaacagcagagaaatgacgacgcaaatcttcagtttttcggctgtaacttttgaggcgctgctcgcagcgtattgggactgcgcttaatcgattcctctcgcaaaattacgtcggaatagtgcctgcaaaaatcaattgcagcacttttcagaatcgccgaaattttcgccaaaaatccaaaggggttagccttagttttttttcgattttcggagccgaaaatttttcgtctcggaatcgattagtatgaccgtttctagagtaattcgaccaccaggaactcaaaaaacacatgcagaagagcgtgggaccaacagcagagaaatgacgacgaaaatcttcagtttttcggctgtaacttttgaggcgctgcccgcagcgtattgggactgcgcttaatcgattcctctcgcaaaattacgtcggaatagtgcctgcaaaaatcaattgcagcacttttcagaatcgccgaaattttcgccaaaaatccaaaggggttagccttagttttttttcgattttcggagccgaaaatttttcgtctcggaatcgattagtatgaccgtttctagagtaattcgaccaccaggaactcaaaaaacacatgcaaaagagcgtgggaccaatagcagagaaatgacgacgaaaatctccagtttttcggctgtaacttttgaggcgctgctcgcagcgtattgggacagcgcttaatcgattcctctcgcaaaattacgtcggaatagtgcctgcaaaaatcaattgcagcacttttcagaatcgccgaaattttcgccaaaaatccaaaggggttagccttagttttttttcgatttttggagccgaaaatttttcgtctcggaatcgattagtatgaccctttctagagtaattcgaccaccaggaactcaaaaaacacatgcaaaagagcgtaggaccaacagcagagaaatgacgacgcaaatcttcagtttttcggctgtaacttttgaggcgctgctcgcagcgtattgggactgcgcttaatcgattcctctcgcaaaattacgtcggaatagtgcctgcaaaaatcaattgcagcacttttcagaatcgccgaaattttcgccaaaaatccaaaggggttagccttagttttttttcgattttcggagccgaaaatttttcgtctcggaatcgattagtatgaccgtttctagagtaattcgaccaccaggaactcaaaaaacacatgcaaaagagcgtgggaccaacagcagagaaatgacgacgaaaatcttcagtttttcggctgtaacttttgaggcgctgcccgcagcgtattgggactgcgcttaatcgattcctctcgcaaaattacgtcggaatagtgcctgcaaaaatcaattgcagcacttttcagaatcgccgaaattttcgccaaaaatccaaaggggttagccttagttttttttcgattttcggagccgaaaatttttcgtctcggtatcgattagtatgaccctttctagagtaattcgaccaccaggaactcaaaaaacacatgcaaaagcgcgtaggaccaacagcagagaaatgacgacgcaaatcttcagtttttcggctgtaacttttgaggcgctgcccgcagcgtattgggactgcgcttaatcgattcctctcgcaaaattacgtcggaatagtgcctgcaaaaatcaattgcagcacttttcagaatcgccgaaattttcgccaaaaatccaaaggggttagccttagttttttttcgatttttggagccgaaaatttttcgtctcggaatcgattagtatgaccctttctagagtaattcgaccaccaggaactcaaaaaacacatgcaaaagagcgtaggaccaacagcagagaaatgacgacgaaaatctccagtttttcggctgtaacttttgaggcgctgctcgcagcgtattgggactgcgcttaatcgattcctctcgcaaaattacgtcggaatagtgcctgcaaaaatcaattgcagcacttttcagaatcgccgaaattttcgccaaaaatccaaaggggttagccttagttttttttcgattttcggagccgaaaatttttcgtctcggtatcgattagtatgaccctttctagagtaattcgaccaccaggaactcaaaaaacacatgcaaaagagcgtaggaccaacagcagagaaatgacgacgcaaatcttcagtttttcggctgtaacttttgaggcgctgctcgcagcgtattgggactgcgcttaatcgattcctctcgcaaaattacgtcggaatagtgcctgcaaaaatcaattgcagcacttttcagaatcgccgaaattttcgccaaaaatccaaaggggttagccttagttttttttcgattttcggagccgaaaatttttcgtctcggaatcgattagtatgaccgtttctagagtaattcgaccaccaggaactcaaaaaacacatgcagaagagcgtgggaccaacagcagagaaatgacgacgaaaatcttcagtttttcggctgtaacttttgaggc from Diprion similis isolate iyDipSimi1 chromosome 12, iyDipSimi1.1, whole genome shotgun sequence encodes the following:
- the LOC124412842 gene encoding cytoplasmic aconitate hydratase-like isoform X1; this encodes MLTGENPYKSLLKTIEIGGIDCQYYDVASFGDKYDKLPFSIRVLLESAVRNCDEFQVKKTDVEKILKWETNQQVPEGVEVAFKPARVILQDFTGVPAVVDFAAMRDAVKSLGGDPDKINPICPSDLVIDHSVQVDFTRGDDALKKNEGLEFERNKERFMFLKWGAKAFKNMLIVPPGSGIVHQVNLEYLARVVFNNDGLLYPDSVVGTDSHTTMINGLGVLGWGVGGIEAEAVMLGQAISMLLPKVVGYKLEGILNQYVTSTDLVLTITKNLRQLGVVGKFVEFFGPGVAELSIADRATISNMCPEYGATVGFFAVDQQSLSYLRQTSRSEKHVTYIEEYLRTVKMLRNYNDPSQDPVFSEVVTLDLATVVSSVSGPKRPHDRVSVSDMKNDFLSCLSSKIGFKGFGLKPEKMKTEGKFQFEGKEYTLNHGSVVIAAITSCTNTSNPSVMLGAGLLAKKAVAAGLTVAPYIKTSLSPGSGVVTYYLKESGVIPSLMQLGFDVVGYGCMTCIGNSGPLPDSMVDAIEKNELVCCGVLSGNRNFEGRIHPNTRANYLASPLLVIAYAIAGTVIIDFDTEPLGRRADGKEIFLRDIWPTRAEIQAVEQQHVIPAMFTEVYSKIEKGSGSWSSLQAPEGKLYPWDAESTYIKHPPYFEGLTKELPPARPIQRARVLLNLGDSVTTDHISPAGSIARNSPAARYLAKRGLKPKEFNSYGSRRGNDAVMARGTFANIRLVNKFIGKAGPRTIYIPTNEEMDIFDAAEKYVNDGVPLIALVGKEYGSGSSRDWAAKGPFLQGIRAVIAESYERIHRSNLVGMGIIPLQYLPGQTAESLGLTGLELYDISIPADCRPGQTITVTTDDGKSFDVTVRFDTEVDLTYFKHGGILNYMIRTMV
- the LOC124412842 gene encoding cytoplasmic aconitate hydratase-like isoform X3, whose protein sequence is MAGENPYKSLLKTIEIGGIDCQYYDVASFGDKYDKLPFSIRVLLESAVRNCDEFQVKKTDVEKILKWETNQQVPEGVEVAFKPARVILQDFTGVPAVVDFAAMRDAVKSLGGDPDKINPICPSDLVIDHSVQVDFTRGDDALKKNEGLEFERNKERFMFLKWGAKAFKNMLIVPPGSGIVHQVNLEYLARVVFNNDGLLYPDSVVGTDSHTTMINGLGVLGWGVGGIEAEAVMLGQAISMLLPKVVGYKLEGILNQYVTSTDLVLTITKNLRQLGVVGKFVEFFGPGVAELSIADRATISNMCPEYGATVGFFAVDQQSLSYLRQTSRSEKHVTYIEEYLRTVKMLRNYNDPSQDPVFSEVVTLDLATVVSSVSGPKRPHDRVSVSDMKNDFLSCLSSKIGFKGFGLKPEKMKTEGKFQFEGKEYTLNHGSVVIAAITSCTNTSNPSVMLGAGLLAKKAVAAGLTVAPYIKTSLSPGSGVVTYYLKESGVIPSLMQLGFDVVGYGCMTCIGNSGPLPDSMVDAIEKNELVCCGVLSGNRNFEGRIHPNTRANYLASPLLVIAYAIAGTVIIDFDTEPLGRRADGKEIFLRDIWPTRAEIQAVEQQHVIPAMFTEVYSKIEKGSGSWSSLQAPEGKLYPWDAESTYIKHPPYFEGLTKELPPARPIQRARVLLNLGDSVTTDHISPAGSIARNSPAARYLAKRGLKPKEFNSYGSRRGNDAVMARGTFANIRLVNKFIGKAGPRTIYIPTNEEMDIFDAAEKYVNDGVPLIALVGKEYGSGSSRDWAAKGPFLQGIRAVIAESYERIHRSNLVGMGIIPLQYLPGQTAESLGLTGLELYDISIPADCRPGQTITVTTDDGKSFDVTVRFDTEVDLTYFKHGGILNYMIRTMV
- the LOC124412842 gene encoding cytoplasmic aconitate hydratase-like isoform X2; its protein translation is MIPGENPYKSLLKTIEIGGIDCQYYDVASFGDKYDKLPFSIRVLLESAVRNCDEFQVKKTDVEKILKWETNQQVPEGVEVAFKPARVILQDFTGVPAVVDFAAMRDAVKSLGGDPDKINPICPSDLVIDHSVQVDFTRGDDALKKNEGLEFERNKERFMFLKWGAKAFKNMLIVPPGSGIVHQVNLEYLARVVFNNDGLLYPDSVVGTDSHTTMINGLGVLGWGVGGIEAEAVMLGQAISMLLPKVVGYKLEGILNQYVTSTDLVLTITKNLRQLGVVGKFVEFFGPGVAELSIADRATISNMCPEYGATVGFFAVDQQSLSYLRQTSRSEKHVTYIEEYLRTVKMLRNYNDPSQDPVFSEVVTLDLATVVSSVSGPKRPHDRVSVSDMKNDFLSCLSSKIGFKGFGLKPEKMKTEGKFQFEGKEYTLNHGSVVIAAITSCTNTSNPSVMLGAGLLAKKAVAAGLTVAPYIKTSLSPGSGVVTYYLKESGVIPSLMQLGFDVVGYGCMTCIGNSGPLPDSMVDAIEKNELVCCGVLSGNRNFEGRIHPNTRANYLASPLLVIAYAIAGTVIIDFDTEPLGRRADGKEIFLRDIWPTRAEIQAVEQQHVIPAMFTEVYSKIEKGSGSWSSLQAPEGKLYPWDAESTYIKHPPYFEGLTKELPPARPIQRARVLLNLGDSVTTDHISPAGSIARNSPAARYLAKRGLKPKEFNSYGSRRGNDAVMARGTFANIRLVNKFIGKAGPRTIYIPTNEEMDIFDAAEKYVNDGVPLIALVGKEYGSGSSRDWAAKGPFLQGIRAVIAESYERIHRSNLVGMGIIPLQYLPGQTAESLGLTGLELYDISIPADCRPGQTITVTTDDGKSFDVTVRFDTEVDLTYFKHGGILNYMIRTMV